From the Streptomyces syringium genome, one window contains:
- a CDS encoding ABC transporter ATP-binding protein: MNVAEETSDARRAHGHELSAMGVTVAYEGVDVVHDASLTLRPGEVTVLVGPNGSGKSTLLRTLARLQRPRTATLVIDADTDGLALSPREFSRRVALLTQGRPTPSGLTVRDVVEFGRYPYQGRWGKADPGGRAAVDRALAMTGIEELAERGAEHLSGGQLQRVWLAGCLAQETGVLLLDEPTTYLDLRYQVELLDLMRDLADDHGIAVGAVLHDLDQAAAVADRIALLHKGRIVADGLPEDVLTPQRLTDTYGIPIEVDHDPTTGRLRTRAIGRHHARNERLSTTS, encoded by the coding sequence GTGAACGTTGCTGAAGAGACCTCCGACGCCAGGCGTGCCCACGGTCATGAGCTGTCGGCCATGGGTGTCACCGTGGCGTACGAGGGCGTCGACGTCGTGCACGACGCGTCGTTGACGCTGCGGCCCGGCGAGGTGACCGTCCTCGTGGGGCCGAACGGCAGCGGGAAATCGACGCTTCTGCGTACGCTCGCGCGGCTGCAGCGACCCCGGACCGCCACCCTCGTCATCGATGCCGACACCGACGGCCTCGCGCTGTCCCCCCGCGAGTTCTCACGCCGCGTGGCCCTGCTGACCCAAGGGCGCCCCACCCCCAGCGGGCTGACGGTGCGCGACGTCGTCGAGTTCGGCCGCTACCCGTACCAGGGCCGTTGGGGCAAGGCGGACCCGGGGGGCCGGGCCGCTGTGGACCGCGCGCTCGCCATGACGGGCATCGAGGAACTCGCCGAACGCGGCGCCGAGCACCTCTCCGGAGGACAGCTCCAGCGCGTGTGGCTCGCCGGCTGCCTCGCGCAGGAGACCGGCGTACTGCTCCTCGACGAGCCGACGACCTACCTCGACCTGCGGTATCAGGTCGAGCTTCTCGACCTCATGCGCGACCTGGCGGACGACCACGGCATCGCCGTCGGCGCCGTCCTGCACGACCTCGACCAGGCCGCGGCCGTCGCCGACCGGATCGCGCTGCTCCACAAGGGGCGGATCGTCGCCGACGGCCTCCCCGAGGACGTCCTGACACCCCAGCGACTCACCGACACGTACGGCATCCCCATCGAGGTCGACCACGACCCCACCACGGGCCGGCTGCGCACCCGCGCGATCGGCCGGCACCACGCACGTAACGAAAG
- a CDS encoding VOC family protein: MSRHIQVTFDAHDPRALSSFWRDVLGYVHPGPPGVDLPEGADPLAAWDDFLARLGVPEEQRNTKSAIEDPDGQGPRLFFQQVPEDKTAKNRVHLDVRAAPGLQGEERMAALEAECERLVALGAKRVRRDEPAPPMSAGFLVMTDPEGNEFCLD, from the coding sequence ATGAGCCGCCACATCCAGGTCACCTTCGACGCCCATGACCCGCGAGCGCTGTCGTCCTTCTGGCGCGACGTCCTCGGCTACGTCCACCCCGGCCCGCCCGGGGTCGATCTGCCCGAGGGCGCCGACCCGCTGGCAGCCTGGGACGACTTCCTCGCCCGGCTCGGCGTGCCGGAGGAACAGCGCAACACGAAATCGGCCATCGAGGACCCCGACGGACAGGGCCCACGCCTGTTCTTCCAGCAGGTGCCGGAGGACAAGACCGCCAAGAATCGCGTCCACCTCGACGTCCGCGCGGCTCCCGGACTACAGGGAGAGGAGCGGATGGCGGCACTGGAGGCCGAGTGCGAACGGCTCGTCGCACTGGGAGCGAAGCGGGTACGCCGCGACGAGCCCGCTCCCCCGATGAGCGCCGGCTTCCTCGTGATGACCGACCCTGAGGGCAATGAATTCTGCCTGGACTGA
- a CDS encoding alpha/beta fold hydrolase, with amino-acid sequence MSTPETGTLAVAGARLHFEVRGAGPLLLLIPGGNSDAAVFDPMAAALAEDHRVLTYDPRGNSRSPLDGPPVDQRLDVHTDDAYRLLGHVAAAGESVQVFGSCSGGLVALELAVRHPDRIRSAVVHEPPALAVLPDAAALSVFIDDVHETFRRAGVAAAMRKLNALFGGRPAPVLPQAHDNTAFFLAHTMRPFTRVVPDFAAVAAAAGRIAVAGGRASSTQVICRPAAVLAERIGRELTEFPGGHIGYATWPVEFAERLVGVFAAMPAPGGVPEPAEARET; translated from the coding sequence ATGAGCACGCCGGAGACGGGAACGCTGGCGGTAGCGGGCGCCAGGCTTCACTTCGAAGTGCGAGGCGCGGGCCCGCTCCTGTTGCTCATCCCCGGCGGCAACTCCGACGCCGCCGTCTTCGATCCCATGGCCGCCGCACTCGCCGAGGACCACCGCGTCCTGACCTACGATCCGCGCGGCAACTCACGCAGTCCGCTCGACGGGCCGCCCGTCGACCAGCGGCTCGACGTCCACACCGACGACGCGTATCGCCTGCTCGGCCACGTGGCCGCGGCGGGGGAGTCCGTGCAGGTGTTCGGCAGTTGTTCGGGTGGGCTCGTCGCGCTCGAACTCGCCGTCCGGCACCCCGACCGCATCCGGTCGGCCGTCGTGCACGAACCGCCCGCGTTGGCGGTGCTGCCGGACGCCGCGGCCCTCTCGGTGTTCATCGACGATGTCCACGAGACCTTCCGCCGTGCCGGCGTCGCGGCGGCGATGCGAAAACTCAACGCCCTCTTCGGTGGCCGCCCCGCGCCGGTGCTCCCTCAGGCCCACGACAACACCGCCTTCTTCCTCGCCCACACGATGCGGCCGTTCACGCGTGTCGTGCCCGACTTCGCGGCAGTGGCTGCGGCGGCGGGGCGGATCGCGGTGGCGGGAGGACGCGCGTCGAGCACGCAGGTCATCTGCCGTCCGGCGGCCGTCCTCGCCGAGCGGATCGGCCGGGAACTGACGGAGTTTCCCGGCGGTCACATCGGCTACGCGACATGGCCGGTCGAATTCGCCGAGCGGCTCGTCGGGGTGTTCGCGGCCATGCCCGCGCCCGGGGGCGTTCCGGAGCCCGCCGAGGCCCGGGAGACGTAG
- a CDS encoding papain-like cysteine protease family protein, producing the protein MLGSLRPARTPGRRKTLLSTMAAVLSGGLLLGIAPEAQAAATGTVTGGQGNFQTVNQRSQPSLSSNVIGTSRVGDRVSMSCRTTGDVVENNSRWIWSGTFYIADAFIREDTGGLPVCSTSRPAAQKQLNIGMQKQVRDQWCWDASGLTIANYWGYTNYNQYDFCRLAAQGNSQLDCNNRPATLGDMANGLRNMGFRNSGTDLYRNASFGETQSEIANGRPFAVRIGWTSGGGHMNVIYGYDSTSNMVAVGDPWPSTQTYTWWNYSSYSGNNSFRWTHSRIGIHS; encoded by the coding sequence ATGCTCGGATCCCTTAGGCCCGCCCGTACACCGGGCCGCAGGAAGACCCTTCTCTCCACGATGGCCGCCGTCCTGTCCGGCGGACTCCTGCTGGGCATCGCCCCCGAGGCCCAGGCAGCGGCCACCGGCACCGTCACCGGCGGACAGGGCAACTTCCAGACCGTCAACCAGCGTTCCCAGCCCTCCCTGTCCTCCAACGTCATCGGCACCTCACGGGTCGGCGACCGCGTCTCGATGTCCTGCCGCACCACCGGCGACGTCGTCGAGAACAACTCCCGCTGGATCTGGTCCGGCACCTTCTACATCGCCGACGCCTTCATCCGCGAGGACACCGGCGGGCTGCCGGTCTGCTCCACCAGTCGGCCCGCCGCACAGAAGCAACTGAACATCGGCATGCAGAAGCAAGTACGTGACCAGTGGTGCTGGGACGCCTCCGGCCTGACCATCGCCAACTACTGGGGCTACACCAACTACAACCAGTACGACTTCTGCCGACTGGCCGCCCAGGGCAACAGCCAACTGGACTGCAACAACCGCCCCGCCACCCTGGGCGACATGGCCAACGGCCTGCGCAACATGGGCTTCCGCAACAGCGGCACCGACCTGTACCGCAACGCCTCCTTCGGCGAGACCCAGAGCGAGATCGCGAACGGGCGCCCCTTCGCCGTCCGCATCGGCTGGACCTCCGGCGGCGGCCACATGAACGTCATCTACGGCTACGACAGCACCAGCAACATGGTCGCCGTCGGCGATCCCTGGCCCAGCACGCAGACGTACACCTGGTGGAACTACTCCTCCTACTCCGGAAACAACTCCTTCCGGTGGACCCACTCGCGCATCGGCATCCACAGCTAA
- a CDS encoding RICIN domain-containing protein, with protein sequence MSGRRRQAQQRRRKRGILIAAVAVTTGALIGTAALGGVFDNEPSRPQAAAARTVADGPAPAPAHDRTPEPVTRIPDDDPTRGLVHKGLRPAPKGDRCVGVLRTADGRCTHGPDKPPKGVDITKDTPPAAKTQDTAGTPDRPDTGKANRGQPAAGTTASVDARQAGTAATRTPPAAPTRRTGDAKAAPAGQTVQCDGDGSTGNRVQVVYVHAPGNDRYAEYLASFRKWAADADTIYFASAQETGGVRHIRYVTGADCAPSVLNVEVPSSALAEFGAMNSALAAKGFDRRDRKYMIFADAKVYCGIGTFSGDERPGAANLSNFGPSYGRTDAGCWGGSTAAHELGHNLGAVNNSAPNTSRAAHCTDEWDVMCYSDAPYYPAMRDVCPERGHDERLDCKHDDYYHTSPQPGSYLATHWNVANNQFLMTGGGTRPDPEPSPTPTPKPTGSSGPSTGPVPVVGQLTSDSAVVSWPAAPSAAWYGLLLNGSHAGWVQTNSARIHHLRPDTDYTVAVMVRDQAGRDARPGRTVSFRTPPVGSTTTKPGTRYTLTNGHTGLAAEIWGGKTADGTVLVASQPNGFTPQQWYLDDAGGGVRLRSVASGKCLQLGGDAHPGQWVAQRPCSGSAAQQWQLTKSGDGLRLTARGSSLVLGVGKRPYYGAWLLELQKPDSSGYQAWSLRKSA encoded by the coding sequence TTGTCCGGTCGCAGAAGACAGGCGCAGCAGCGAAGACGAAAACGCGGCATACTCATCGCCGCGGTCGCCGTCACCACCGGAGCACTCATCGGAACGGCGGCGCTCGGTGGCGTCTTCGACAACGAGCCGTCCCGGCCGCAGGCCGCAGCCGCCCGGACGGTGGCCGACGGCCCGGCTCCGGCCCCCGCGCACGACAGGACACCGGAACCGGTGACCCGAATACCCGACGACGACCCCACACGCGGCCTGGTCCACAAGGGCTTGCGCCCGGCGCCCAAGGGCGACCGTTGCGTCGGCGTCCTGCGGACCGCCGACGGTCGTTGCACACACGGCCCCGACAAGCCGCCCAAGGGCGTGGACATCACCAAGGACACGCCACCCGCCGCGAAGACACAGGACACGGCCGGAACACCGGACCGCCCCGACACCGGCAAGGCGAACCGGGGACAGCCGGCCGCCGGCACCACCGCCTCCGTCGACGCCCGCCAGGCGGGCACCGCCGCCACCAGGACGCCTCCCGCCGCCCCCACGCGGCGGACCGGGGACGCGAAGGCGGCACCGGCCGGTCAGACGGTGCAGTGCGACGGTGACGGCAGCACCGGCAACCGCGTGCAGGTCGTGTACGTCCACGCCCCCGGCAACGACCGGTACGCCGAGTACCTGGCCTCGTTCCGCAAGTGGGCCGCCGACGCCGACACCATCTACTTCGCCAGCGCCCAGGAGACCGGCGGCGTACGGCACATCAGATACGTGACCGGCGCGGACTGCGCCCCGTCCGTCCTCAACGTCGAGGTGCCGAGCTCGGCACTGGCCGAGTTCGGCGCGATGAACTCCGCGCTCGCGGCGAAGGGCTTCGACCGGCGCGACCGCAAGTACATGATCTTCGCGGACGCCAAGGTCTACTGCGGTATCGGCACCTTCAGCGGTGACGAGCGGCCCGGTGCCGCCAACCTCAGCAACTTCGGCCCCTCCTACGGCCGTACGGACGCCGGGTGCTGGGGCGGCTCGACCGCCGCGCACGAACTGGGGCACAACCTCGGAGCGGTGAACAACAGCGCCCCGAACACCAGCCGCGCCGCGCACTGCACCGACGAGTGGGACGTCATGTGCTACTCGGACGCGCCGTACTACCCCGCCATGCGCGACGTCTGCCCCGAGCGGGGCCACGACGAGCGCCTGGACTGCAAGCACGACGACTACTACCACACCAGTCCACAGCCGGGCAGTTACCTGGCCACCCACTGGAACGTCGCGAACAACCAGTTCCTGATGACCGGGGGCGGCACCAGGCCGGACCCCGAACCGAGCCCCACGCCGACGCCGAAACCCACCGGCAGCAGCGGACCGTCGACGGGCCCCGTCCCGGTCGTCGGACAGCTGACGTCCGACTCGGCCGTGGTCAGCTGGCCCGCCGCCCCCTCCGCCGCCTGGTACGGGCTGCTGCTGAACGGCAGCCACGCGGGCTGGGTGCAGACCAACTCGGCGCGCATCCACCACCTGCGGCCCGACACCGACTACACGGTCGCCGTCATGGTCCGCGACCAGGCCGGACGCGACGCCCGGCCCGGCCGCACGGTCTCCTTCCGCACCCCGCCCGTGGGCAGCACCACCACCAAGCCCGGCACGCGCTACACGCTGACCAACGGGCACACCGGACTGGCGGCCGAGATCTGGGGCGGCAAGACCGCGGACGGCACCGTCCTGGTCGCCTCCCAGCCCAACGGCTTCACACCGCAGCAGTGGTACCTGGACGACGCCGGCGGTGGTGTGCGGCTGCGCTCGGTCGCGTCCGGCAAGTGCCTGCAGCTCGGCGGGGACGCGCACCCCGGCCAGTGGGTCGCCCAGCGGCCCTGCTCCGGCAGCGCCGCCCAGCAGTGGCAACTGACCAAGTCGGGCGACGGTCTGCGCCTCACGGCCCGGGGCAGTTCCCTCGTCCTGGGCGTCGGCAAACGGCCCTACTACGGGGCCTGGCTGCTCGAGCTCCAGAAGCCCGACAGCTCCGGCTACCAGGCATGGTCCCTGCGGAAGTCCGCCTGA